Genomic window (Chloroflexota bacterium):
TGGCGATGCTGAGGGAAGCTACCCCTTGATTCCAAAGAATACCATCTAACTCGACATAACCGAGTAACCGGTCGTCGTCCAGGGTGCGGATCGCCAAGGTCATGTCCCGATCGGAAGCGCTGCTGTTTTCGATCCAGCTACGCAACTGTTTTTTGCTGCGCGGTTGGGCTGGCGTAGCGTTCAGGAGACGCAGAAAACCGGCATCCTGGTACCAATGCCATAGAAGGGGCAGATCTTCTTCGCTCAAGGCGGTCAGCCGAACCTGATCACCCTGGAGCAGATTGGTGTTTTGCATTTGAGCCGGCCGTGATTGGGCGGTCAGGTTGATGGCCTGGGCGGGTGAGGTTGCGTCCTATCTATTCATGATGCGCCGTTACCGGCGTATGCTCGTGGTAATAACCCTGAGCGTGCATGCGATTGTGCAAAGTGCGATGTGCAGACGTGAGAACCAGCCGCATGCGCTTGTAAGCCTTCTCGTCGGCGCGGGTGCCGATGGCGTCCACGTAGGCCAGCGCCCCTTCGATTTGCTCCAGGATGGTGACGGCGTCGGCTGCCGCCAACAGGGGCGATCCTTCCAGCGTGATCATGACCGGGGAGGAGTGGGCTGCGATGATTTCCGGCTGCTCGGGTTGATGGCCGCGCACCAGCAGGGCCAGCCAACCGCTTTTCTCTACCTTGAACGACCAATGTCCGGCGGCCTGGTTGGGGGAGACGGCCGCACTCTCCCGAATTTCGCCATTGACCACTAACTCCACGCGTGTCATAGGAGTGGTGACGCTGGCTACTTGCCAGGTGACATCTACTGTGCCGCCGCTGGCAGACATCCCGATGCGGCTGCCCATGGGCTGTCCATCGACAGCGAATTCCAGCAATGGCCCATAGGTGACAAAGGTTTC
Coding sequences:
- a CDS encoding GNAT family protein, which codes for MQNTNLLQGDQVRLTALSEEDLPLLWHWYQDAGFLRLLNATPAQPRSKKQLRSWIENSSASDRDMTLAIRTLDDDRLLGYVELDGILWNQGVASLSIAIGNRDAWGRGYGREALALILRFAFQELNLHRIGITVFSYNQRAIALYESLGFQKEGAMREFVHRDGQRHDMLVYGLLRHEWRAPGEEAGN